A window from Moritella yayanosii encodes these proteins:
- a CDS encoding AzlD domain-containing protein, translating to MIWLTIILMTVIIFISRYIFIEPKLPLRLNPGMVKFLSYSAPAVLTAILAPIVFIQDKTLHLNFDNSYLIGAVFAVLLILITRNTLLTAVLSMLLFFLVH from the coding sequence ATGATCTGGCTAACCATTATATTAATGACAGTCATTATCTTTATTAGCCGCTACATATTCATTGAACCAAAACTGCCATTGCGTCTTAATCCCGGTATGGTGAAGTTTTTAAGCTATTCAGCACCTGCAGTACTCACTGCAATTTTAGCGCCGATTGTCTTTATTCAAGACAAGACCTTGCACCTTAATTTTGATAACAGCTATTTGATCGGCGCTGTGTTTGCGGTGCTATTGATCCTGATAACCCGCAACACTTTGCTCACAGCGGTATTGAGTATGCTGCTTTTTTTCTTAGTTCATTAA